From a single Hymenobacter sp. YIM 151500-1 genomic region:
- a CDS encoding head GIN domain-containing protein, with protein MKTLRLFWPALLLCAVLLSAFRMAAVRETRSVGSFTSVGLAGSMKVVVRQGSPQKVEVEGEAEDVAHVETTVDNNRLRINTKRQNGTWGYRYKGPITVYVTLPTVRSLAVSGSGSLQAPEALQADDLDLAVSGSGSINLARVTATSISSALSGSGSIEASGAAPQHNISVSGSGGVKAPKLESKTCSISISGSGNCQVRATELLKASIMGSGNVYVSGNPQVKSSVMGSGRVRQE; from the coding sequence ATGAAAACGTTACGCTTGTTTTGGCCTGCTCTGCTGCTGTGCGCAGTGCTTTTGTCGGCTTTTCGGATGGCCGCCGTCCGCGAAACCCGTTCGGTAGGCTCCTTCACGTCGGTGGGCCTGGCGGGCTCTATGAAGGTAGTGGTGCGGCAGGGCAGCCCGCAGAAAGTGGAGGTAGAAGGCGAAGCTGAAGACGTGGCCCACGTCGAAACCACCGTCGACAACAACCGCCTGCGCATCAATACCAAGCGCCAGAACGGCACCTGGGGCTACCGTTACAAAGGCCCCATCACCGTGTATGTGACTTTGCCAACCGTGCGGAGCCTGGCAGTGAGCGGCTCGGGCAGCCTGCAAGCTCCCGAGGCCCTGCAAGCCGACGACCTGGATTTGGCCGTCAGTGGCTCCGGCAGCATCAACCTGGCCCGCGTCACGGCCACTAGCATCAGCTCGGCGCTGTCGGGCTCGGGGTCTATTGAGGCCTCCGGCGCGGCTCCCCAGCACAACATCAGCGTGAGCGGCTCGGGCGGCGTAAAGGCGCCGAAGCTGGAAAGCAAAACGTGCAGCATCAGCATCAGCGGGTCGGGCAACTGCCAGGTGCGGGCCACCGAACTGCTGAAAGCCAGCATCATGGGCTCCGGCAACGTGTACGTGAGCGGCAACCCGCAGGTGAAAAGCTCGGTGATGGGCAGCGGCCGGGTCCGGCAGGAATAG